The Streptomyces sp. M92 nucleotide sequence GTCGCGCAGGCGGCGGCCCTGGGCGGCGCGTTCGGCGGCGCGCTGGGCCTCGTAGTCGCGGCCGACGGCGCCCTGGAGGAGCGCCTTGGTCTCGATGACGGCGTCGCGCGGCGCGGCGAGCACGGCGGAGGCCAGGTCGTGGACGGCACCGTCGAGCTGGTCCGCGGGCACGGCGAGGTTGGCCAGCCCGGTGTTCACGGCCTCCTCGGCCATGACGAAGCGGCCCGTCGCGCAGATCTCCAGCGCGCGGGCGTAGCCGACCAGGGACACCAGGGGGTGCGTGCCCGTCAGGTCCGGCACCAGGCCGAGGCTGGTCTCGCGCATGGCGAACTGCACATCGTCCGCGACGACCCGCAGGTCACAGGCGAGGGCCAGCTGGAAGCCCGCCCCGATGGCGTGCCCCTGCACGGCGGCGATCGACAGGATGTCGCCGCGCCGCCACCAGGTGAACGCCTCCTGGTACTCGGTGATGGTCGCGTCCAGCTCGGCGTCGTCGCCCCGGGCCAGGTCGATGAACGACGGTTCGCCGTCGAAGCCCTCGGGCGTGAACGCCTGCCGGTCGAGCCCGGCCGAGAAGGACTTGCCCTCGGCGCGCAGCACCACGACCCGGACGGAGCCCGGCAGCAGCCGGCCGGCCTCGGTGAGCGCCCGCCACAGAGCGGGGCTCTGCGCGTTGCGCTTGGCCGGGTTGGTCAGTGTCACCGTGGCGATCGCGTCGTCGACGGTGAGCCGCACGCCGTCCTTGTCGAGTGCGGGACCGGGGTCGTGGGCGGGCGAAGCCATGGGGCGCCTCCGAAAGGTGCGGTCGTCGTCCCCGTCGTACGCCGACGGGCATGCCGTGCGACGACGGAGTTAAGTGACTGCACAGTAACCACCCGGACGGTCCGACGACCGACCGGGTGACCACCTTCACTTTCGAAAGCCGAGGGGTCGCCCGGAGCGTCAGGCCGATGTGGCCTTCTTGCCCCGGGTAGCCCCGCCACGCCCTCGGAGCGTGACGCCCGACTCACTGAGCATGCGGTGCACGAAGCCATACGAGCGGCCGGTTTCCTCGGCCAACGCCCGGATGCTTGCACCGGCGTCGTACTTCTTCTTCAGGTCTGCCGCGAGCTTGTCGCGCGCGGCGCCGGTCACCCGGCTGCCCTTCTTCAGAGTCTCGGCCACCCGTGCCTCCTCATGGGAAGTGCGCTCTGGTCTCCTCATGATCACCCCTCCCGGCCCCGATGGCCACCCATTCGGCAAGGTCGATGAGACAAGGTTGTGACGACAGGAGCGGGTCCCCACATACGGAATACGGGATTCCAGAGAATCGTGTCCGTACACCCGAACGGGTTTCTCCACGAAGTGCCAGGTCAGAAAGGCGTCGCGGCCGGACCCCCGGCGATGGGGGGTCCGGCCGCGAAATCCGTGTAGGACACACCTCGTGATGAGGAGATCTCACACAGATGGTGGATCACGGATCGACCGAATGATCCATAACCAGTGGATCATCCATTCGATCAAGCCAGGGCGACGAGATCCGCGTAGTCGGCGCCCCAGAGGTCCTCGACGCCGTCCGGCAGCAGAATGATTCGTTCCGGCTGCAGCGCCTCGACGGCGCCCTCGTCGTGGGTGACCAGGACGACCGCGCCCTTGTAGGTGCGCAGCGCGCCGAGGATCTCCTCGCGGCTGGCCGGGTCGAGGTTGTTGGTGGGCTCGTCGAGCAGCAGCACGTTGGCCGACGACACCACCAGGGTGGCGAGCGCCAGGCGGGTCTTCTCGCCGCCGGACAGGACACCGGCCGGCTTGTCGACGTCGTCGCCGGAGAACAGGAACGAGCCCAGGGTCTTGCGGACCTCCACCAGGTCCAGGTCGGGGTTGGCCGAGCGCATGTTCTCCAGGACGGTGCGCTCGGGGTCGAGGGTCTCGTGCTCCTGCGCGTAGTAACCGAGCTTGAGGCCGTGGCCCTCGATCACCTGGCCGGTGTCGGGCTTCTCGACGCCGCCGAGGAGGCGGAGCAGGGTGGTCTTGCCCGCGCCGTTGAGGCCGAGGATGACGACCCGGGAGCCCTTGTCGATGGCCAGGTCGACGTCGGTGAAGATCTCCAGGGAGCCGTACGACTTGGACAGGCCCTCGGCGGTCAGCGGGGTCTTGCCGCAGGGTGAGGGTTCGGGGAAGCGGAGCTTGGCGACCTTGTCGGACTGGCGGACCGCCTCCAGGCCGGAGAGCAGCTTGTCCGCGCGGCGCGCCATGTTCTGCGCGGCGACCGTCTTGGTGGCCTTGGCGCGCATCTTGTCGGCCTGCGAGTGCAGGGCGGCGGCCTTCTTCTCGGCGTTGGCGCGCTCGCGCTTGCGGCGCTTCTCGTCGGCCTCGCGCTGCTGCTGGTAGAGCTTCCAGCCCATGTTGTAGACGTCGATCTGGGAGCGGTTGGCGTCCAGGTAGAACACCTTGTTGACGACCGTCTCGACCAGCTCGACGTCGTGGGAGATCACGATGAAGCCGCCGCGGTAGGTCTTCAGGTAGTCGCGCAGCCAGATGATCGAGTCGGCGTCGAGGTGGTTGGTCGGCTCGTCGAGCAGCAGGGTGTCCGCGTCGGAGAACAGGATGCGGGCCAGCTCGATGCGGCGGCGCTGACCGCCGGAGAGCGTGTGCAGGGGCTGGCCGAGCACCCGGTCGGGCAGGTTCAGCGCGGCGGCGATGGTGGCTGCCTCGGCCTCGGCGGCGTACCCGCCCTTGGTGAGGAACTCGGTCTCCTGGCGCTCGTACTGCCTGAGCGCCTTGTCGCGGGTGGCGCCCTGGCCGTTGGCGATGCGCTGCTCGTTCTCGCGCATCTTGCGGATCAGTACGTCCAGGCCGCGCGCGGAGAGGATGCGGTCGCGGGCGAGCACGTCGAGGTCGCCGGTGCGCGGGTCCTGCGGGAGGTAGCCCACCTCGCCGGAGCGGGTGACGGTGCCGCCGGCGGGCTGGCCCTCGCCGGCGAGGACCTTGGTGAGGGTGGTCTTGCCGGCGCCGTTGCGGCCGACCAGGCCGATGCGGTCGCCCTTGGCGACGCGGAAGGTGGCGCTTTCGATGAGGACGCGGGCACCGGCGCGCAGCTCGATGCCGGAGGCGGAGATCACGGTCAGACTCCTGGGCGGGTGGGTGGCGGGACGGGCGGCTGGAGGACGTTCCCGCCGTCTAATGCGCGAGGAGAATGGCCATGGGGCCAGTCTAACGGGGCCGTGCAAGCACTTTTCCCGGGTCCGGCCGTCAGCGGCCCCTTGTTCGGGGCTCCCCTGTTCGGAAGCGCTGGTCCGGGCCGTTGTCGGTGGACGGTGCCAGACTGGCGGCAGGGCTGGATTCCGGGACCTCACAGGCCAGTCGGGGTCCTCGCGGCGTCCGGCTCCGGCACCGGCTCACAAGGGAGTGATCGGCATGGCAGGCATGGACGGCGGTCGTCCCAGCGTCTACCCGACGCTGCTGTACGCGGACGCCAAGGCGGCGGTGCGCCAGCTCACCCAGGCCTTCGGCTTCACGGAACTCGCCGTGTACGAGGGCGAGGACGGCTCGGTGGCCCACGCCGAGCTCGCCCAGGGCAACGGCGCGGTCATGCTCGGCTCGAAGGGCACGGGCAGCCGCTTCGACGAGGCGATGAAGAACGCCGGGACGACGGGGGTGTACGTCGTGGTGGACGACGTCGACGCCCACCACCGCCGGGCGGTGGAGCACGGCGCGGAGATCCTGATGCCTCCGACCGACCAGGACTACGGCTCGCGGGACTACATGGCCCGGGACCTGGAGGGCAACATCTGGAGCTTCGGCACCTACGCGCCGGAGATCCGCGCCTGAACCCGGGCCGAGGTCCTCGGCCCGCCCCTCAGCCGCCTCCGGTGTGCACCTGGAACGCCGCCCGGCGCACGGCCTTGGCCAGGGCGGGGTCGGGGTGCGCGGCGGCGAGCGCGACCAGGACCTGCACGGTGCGCGGGTGCCCGACCGCCCGTACCTCGTCGAGCAGGGCCGGGACGGTGGGCTGCACCGCGGACTCCAGGTGCCGCACGAGCAGCGGGGCCTCCCCGTGGTCGGCGACGGCGGCGGCGGTGTCGACCCACAGCCAGGTGGCCTCCCGGCGGGTGAGGACGTGGTGGGCGTCCTCGGGGTCGGCGCCGTCGTGCTCGGCCAGCCACAGGAGGGCGTAGGGCCGCAACGCCGGTTCGTCGACGACGGCGCGGACGTCGGGCTCGGCGGGGGCGCCCACGACCCGCAGCGCGTCGAAGGCGAGGCCGCGCAGCAGGGCGTCCTCGCCGCGGGCGGCACCGATCAGCTCGGCGACGGCGCTGCCGACGGGGCGGGCGGCGAGCCAGGCGCGGTACTCGGCGCGGGCGGCGTTCGGGCGGAGCCGGCCGCAGCCGCGGAGCATGTCCTCGGCCGGCTGCTCGATGTTGCCGGCGGGGCTCTGCGCGGCGACGCAGATCTGCTCCAGTTTGACCCAGACCGCCCAGCTGCCGAGCGGGGTGAGCGTGGCGTGACCGTCGCCACAGGTGAGGGCGCCGACGGAGGCGAGGGCGTGCAGGGCCCAGTCGAGGAGCGGGGCGAGCGGGGTGCCGGGGGCGGCGTCCGGGACCGGGGCGGCCTCGGCGGGCTGCGGGGTTCCCGGCTCGAGCCGGGGGCCGTAGGGCACCTCGCAGCGCTCGGTGCGCAGTTCGGTGACGCGCTGCTCCAGCAGGTCCAGGAGCTGCGCCACCGGAACGGGTCCGGCGGACAGCTGGAGGAAGGACAGCACCTGGGGCATCGCGGAGATGACCTCGGCCACGGCTGCGGGCTCCTGCCCGGCGGGCTCGGGGTGGGCGAGCGACCAGGCGTCGAAGAGGGCGACCCAGCCGCGCAGCACGGCGCTGTCGTCACGGTTCCAGGCGCGCAGCCGCCAGCCGGGGCGGGCGCTGTCGCCGTGCACCTCGACCAGTCCGGCGAGGCGGGCGGTGTCCCAGTCGGCGCGGACCTCTGCCGGGGTGAGGCCCAGCTCCCGGGCCGCGCGGTCGGCGGTCGCGTCGGAGAGGGTGGCCTTGCCGTCGGCGGTCGCGCTGCCGCTGCCGAGTGCGGTGTCGGCCCAGCGGGCGACGCGGGCCGCGTCTGCCAGGCCGGAGCGTGCCATTCTGGCCAGCTCCGACCGGGCCGGGGTGCCCTCCGGAGGCCGGGGCGCGGCGCGGCGCGGACGCCGCTGGGTCATCGCTTGGGGGGCGGCGGCCAGGGGTCGCGGGCGGACGAGTCGGAGCCTGGAGTCGCGCGGGATACGGGACGTCACGGGTGCAGTCTTCCGGTTGACCGTCCGAAAACCCAAACGGAATGCGACGACCCCCGTCCGGCACGGGGGACGTATCGGTCTGGAACGCCTTCCGGAGCACGATCAAGCCACCAGTACGGCATTAAACGGAACCGGTAGGGAGCAGGGTGGGCACGGTCCCGCCGGGCCGCCCGTCACCCGTCGCCGGGGGCGCCGGCCGGGCGGCGCCCGGAGCGGACGGCGAGGGCCGCCCGCAGTACGCGACAGTCCCGGCGGACACGCACGGCACCGGACCGCCAGAACACAGCACGCGCACCGCAAGGCACCCCTCAGGCACGCGTGCCCGGAAGACACCGGCGGGAAGGCCAACCCGCGGGACGAATCGCGACGATCACCGGCAGTACACGACAGACCCGGCGGACACGCACGGCACGGACTCGACGGAGGCACGCGGCCGGGGCGTACCCGGCGGTACGGAGCACGGGGCCGCCCGTACACGGCAGGCACCGGCCTGCCCACCGGAGGCACCGGCGGGCGGGCCGGGGCGGGTGGCAAAGAGCCGCCGACTGGCCGGCGCGTCCCTGGAGGCGCACCGCACGGGTGCGCCGACGAGGCAGGGAGCAGGGCCGCCGAAGGCACCGGGCAGGGATTCGAGGGAACACCGGCACGGGTGCGCGCCGGAGTGCCCGGGCGGACCGACGGAGGCGGCCGGCGCGGAGACCGCCGGGTCACACCAGCGGGGTCATGAAGCGGCGCAGCGTCTCTTCGTAGTCGTCGGGGTCGGCGTTCCACATGGCACCGTGCGGGGCGCCCTTGACGGGGTGCAGGGCGACCAGGCGGGGATGGGTGTCGGCGAGGCGGCGGGAGAGGCGCCAGGGGGAGACCGCGTCGTCGGGGCCGTGGAAGATCAGGGTGGGGACCGCCGGGCGGTAGAGGCCGGCGGTTCCCGCGTCGTGGTCGGCGTGCAGGCCGGCGCGGCCCTGGGCGGCGCGGACGGCGAGCGGCAGGAGCGCGCCCGGGGTGCGGCGGGCGGCGGCCAGGGCGCGCAGGGTGGTCTCCCAGCTGAGGACCGGGGAGTCGAGTACGAGCCCCGCGATGCGCTCGCGTACGCCGGAGAGCGCGGCGGTGCGCAGGGCCATGGTGGCGCCGGTGGACCAGCCGAGCAGGACGACCTGGCGGGCGCCGTGTTCGACGGCGTAGCGGACGGCCGCGTCCACGTCGCGCCACTCGGTCTCGCCGAAGTGGTGCAGGCCGTCCGGCGAGGGCGGGGCGCCGACGTCGCCGCGGTAGGCGAGGGCGAGCACCGGGACGCTGCGGCGGTGCAGGGGCGCGATGAGGTTCAGGGCGTGTTCGCGGGTGGCGGCCAGGCCGTGCACGGCGATGACCCAGGTCGGCCGGGACCCGGGCAGGAACCAGGCCGGGAGCGGCCCGAGCTCGCCGGGGACCTCGACGTCGGCGAAGTCGAGGTCGAGGGCGGTGCCCGGGTTGCCGACGTACAGGTTCGGCGTGAACCAGGCGCGGTCGCCGGCCGTGAGGGTGCCGTGCGTGACGCGTTCGAGGCGGCGTACGACGGTGTCGGCGCCGTGGTCGGCGGTGCCGAGGACCGGGCCGACGACCGCGTGGGAGCCGTCGCCGGCGAGGCCGTAGCGGCCGGGGCGCAGTGCGGCCAGGTCCCGGGTGAGGATGATCTGGCCGGCGGCGGTGCCGTGCACGGTGAGCCGCGGTTCGGTGGGCAGGGGCCGGCCGGGCGGAGCCTTGAGCGCGGCGTCGCTGGCGAGCCGTCCGGCGGCGACGCTCGCCGCCCCTGCGGCCAGGGCTGCGGTGACGGCGGCGGCCGTCGCGGGGAGGATGCGCACGCCTTTCAGTTTCCCGGGGGGCCGCGGAGTAAGCCACCGGACGACGGACGCGCGGGCCCGTTCGGATCAACGGGACCGTGGGCCGTGCCGGGGGTCAGGGCCGCTGCCCGTACCCGCGCAGCCGGTCGGCCGCCTCGGCCAGCTGCTCCCCGGTCAGCAGCGACGGCGACCGGCCCGGCACCGAGGAGGCCGTCAGCCACAGACGGCACATCCACTCCAGCTGGGCGGTGCGGTCGTACGCCTGGTCGAGGGAGGTGCCGTAGGTGAGGGTGCCGTGGTTCTGGAGCAGGCAGCCGGTGCGGTCGGTGAGGGCGTCGAGCATGTGGCGGGCCAGTTCGTCGGTGCCGTAGGCCGCGTAGGGGGCGACGCGGACGGGGCCGCCGAGCGCCGCGGTCATGTAGTGGACCGGCGGGAGCTCGGGGACGAGCAGGGAGACGGCCGTGGCGTGCACGGCGTGGGTGTGGACGACGGCGCGGGCGTCGGTGGCTCGGTAGACGGCGAGGTGCATGGGCAGTTCGCTGGTGGGGACGAGGGTGCCGAGCACCTGCCGGCCGTCGAGGTCGACGCCGGTGATGTCCTCGGGGGCCAGACGGTCGTAGGACACACCCGAAGGGGTGACCAGCACCGTGTCGCCGACGCGCACCGAGACGTTGCCCGAGGTGCCGACCACCAGCCCGTCCGCCACCGTCCGCCGGGCCGCGGCGACGAGCGCCGCCCAGGCCGCCCTCCGGTCCCGTTCCTCTTCCGGTTCCGTTCGTCCGGCCGCCCCTGCGGCCCGCGAATACGTCACAGTCACCGTCTCCTCCCCGCCCGCTCCGGGCCCGTTTTGGCCACCGCCGACCGGCGTCGCGGCGATCCTGCCAGGCACGTCTCCGGAGAGCATCGGGGCGGACACGCGGAGGGAGGCGGTGGCGCCGGTTCCGGTCACCGTGGCGCCCTGCTCAGTTCATCTTCCGTTCACCATGGTTACCTACGTTCGTCCAGCCAATGACCTCGAACGATTGCCTGGGTAAATGGAAAGCTTCTCGCTGATCCTCGCGATTGTGGTGGTGACCGCTCTCGCGTTCGATTTCACGAACGGTTTCCACGACACCGCCAACGCGATGGCAACGACCATTTCGACCGGTGCGCTCAAGCCCAAGGTGGCGGTGGCGATGTCCGCCGTCCTCAACCTTGTCGGCGCCTTCCTCTCCGTGGAGGTCGCCAACACGATCTCCAAGGGTCTCGTGGACGAGACCGGCATCCGTCCCGAGGTCATCTTCGCCGCCCTGGTCGGCGCGATCCTCTGGAACCTGCTGACCTGGCTGGTCGGGCTCCCGTCCAGCTCCTCCCACGCCCTCATGGGCGGCCTGATCGGTGCCGCGGTCGCTTCGGCGGGCGTCGGCGCGGTCAACGGCGACGCGCTCGTCACCAAGGTGCTGATCCCCGCGATCGCCGCCCCGCTCGTCGCGGGCGTCGCGGCGATGCTCGGCGCACGGCTGACGTACAAGCTCGGCCGCAAGGCCGACGGCAAGGCCGCCGCGAAGGGCTACCGGGCCGGACAGATCGCCTCCGCCGGTCTGGTCTCGCTGGCCCACGGCACCAACGACGCCCAGAAGACGATGGGCATCATCACCCTCGCCCTGGTCGCCGGCGGCTCGCTCGCCCCCGACTCCGACCCGCCCATGTGGGTCATCCTCTCCGCGGGCATCGCCATCGCGCTCGGCACCTACCTCGGCGGCTGGCGCATCATCCGCACCATGGGCAAGGGCCTGACCGACCTCCAGCCGCAGCAGGGCTTCGCCGCCCAGACCAGCGCCGCGACGGTCATCCTGGCCTCCTCGCACCTCGGCTTCTCCCTCTCCACCACGCACTCGGTCTCCGGCGCGGTGATGGGCGCGGGCCTCGGCCGCAAGGGGGGCGTGGTCCGCTGGTCCACGGCCACCCGGATGTTCGTCGCCTGGGGCCTGACCCTGCCGGCCGCGGCCCTGGTCGCCGCGATCGCCGAGTGGGTCTGCGGACTGGGTGACTGGGGCACCGCCCTGGTCGCGGTCTTCCTGGTCGCCTCCAGCGCCGCCATCTGGAAGCTCTCCCGGCGCGAGGTCGTCGACCACACCAACGTCATCGACGCCGACGAGCCCGAGCAGTCCGGCGTGGTGACCCAGGCGATGGCCGCCGTGACCCCGCCCCCGGCGGGCGTGACCGAGGAGCCGGTGGCCGCCGTCGCGTCCTCCGTGGCGGAGTCGCCGGAGTCGTCCGAGTCCAAGGCCCCCTCGGCCACCACCGTCTGAGCCCGCGCCCCGGGTACGAAGGAAACGAACCTCCATGAGCATCGACTGGGCAGCTCTCGGCTCCGTCTTCGGGGTCAGCCTCGTGGCCACCGTGGCCCTGGTGGGCCTGTTCACCCTCGGCATCGCCGGCCTCTCCCGCCAGGAGCGGGCCGCCGCCGAGGGAGGCTCCGCGGGCCTCGCGGTCACCGGCGCTTACGCGTGCTTCGCCGCCTGCGCGGCGGCGGTGGCGTACGGCATCTATCTGATCGTCGCCTGAGCCCCACCCGCACGTACTCGCCCGCCCCGTCCGGACCCGGTCTCCACCGGCCTCCGGGCGGGGCGGTTCCCGTTTCACGGACAACACCGGCGACGTGCGCACCTTGCGGCTCCGGTGCCCCCCTGGGAGGGAATCCCACCGTCAACCGCGTGTGACGGCTTCCGCTTGTGAATTTTCGTCGACCTCCAGTAGCCGACGCAGGACCCACTGCTCCGGTCCTGCCACACGAGCAACTTTCCCCTCAGAAGGCACATCCCTTTGGTGTCATTTCGAGCGGCTTCGTCAGCGTTCGGGCTAGCGAGGTGACCCTGCCGGAAAGACACATGTCATACTGACCACCTCTGGTCGCCAGTGTCGAACTAACCTATTCTCAACGAGAGTTGTTATTTCGACGGTGGCGACCCGACCGGTCAACGACGACATGTGGCAGGGAGCACCATGGCCAGGGACATCGATCCGAGCCTCAACCGACGAAGGCTGCGAATCGAGCTGCGCAAAGCCCGCGATCAGGCCGGACTGACCCAACGGGATGCCGTGCAGCAGCTGGAATGGTCACTCTCCAAACTGATCCGGATCGAGAAGGGCACGGTCAGCCTCAGCGTCACCGACCTCAGGGCCCTGCTCCAGCTGTACGGGGTCACGGACCCCGCTCGGGTCGAGGAGCTGGAGGAGGCCGCCCGCGGCTCGAAGGGAGTGTCGTGGTGGGTGCAGTACAGCGAGGTCGTGACGCCCGCGTACGCCCTCTACCTGGGCTACGAGGGTTCCGCGGACACGATCCGCATGTACAACCCGGTGGTGCTGCCCGGTCTGGTGCAGACGGAGGACTACGCCACGGCGCTGATGTCCACGCTGACGGAAGAAGCACGGGTGCGCCCGCAGGTGGAGCTGCGCATCACCCGCCAGGAGCGGTTCTTCGACAGCGACGACGGCCCGGAGATCGACATCGTCCTCGACGAGGCGGCCCTGCGGCGTCAGATCGGGGGCCCGGCGGTGATGCGGCGGCAGCTGGACCACCTCAAGTCGCTGATGGAACACCCGAGGCTCACCATCCGGGTGCTGCCCTTCTCCGTCGGCGCCCACTTCAGTGTCTCCACGTCCTTCATCCTGCTCGAGTTCAAGGACGACGACGACCTGCTGTACCTCGAAGGCCCGGGCGGCGGCCTGTCCAGCCGTGACGACCTCGGACTCACCGCCCGCCACCAGGAATCCTTCGAGGACATCAGCGACAAGGCATATGACGGCGCTCGGGTGATCGAGTTGCTCGACGAGGTCAGGGAGAGCCTGGCCGACAGCTGAATCCGGGCTGGGACGGCCCGGCACGAGACGGGGGAGGCCCCATGACGGTCTTCGGAGTACGAGCGTGGTGGCAGCGGTGGCGCGCGCCGGCCGGCACCGGTCCCACCGCCGACCCGCCGGGGGGATCCGGTGACGCGGAACAGGGCCCTCCCCCGCTCGACGACTGCATGCTCAAGGCGTACGCCATGCAGCGACCCGAATGGGCCGAGGCGCTCATCGACGTGGAGAACGCCCGGGTGGCCGGGGAGATCCGGCTGGTCTCCACCCGGCTTCTGCTGGGCACGGCGTGCGGGAGCATCCTGCTGTTCAGCATGGCTCTCGCCACACGAGTCGCGCCCAGTCTGCCGCACGGCCCCGCGTCCCCCCTCACCACCGCCGCCATCGGCGCCTTCGGCGCGGCCCTCCTCACCGCCCTGGGCGCCGGACTCGGCAGGGCGCTGCGCGGCCGAGCCGCGTCGGCGCCCGCCCAGCCCGTCAGTGGTGGCGCCGCCGAGGCTCCACGGCCGTCAGAGCGCGGTTCAGAACGCGGAGGCGGTCCGTGACGGGAGTGAGCCCCCACCACAGCCCCGCGCCCACGGCCACCGCGGCGGTCACCACCAGCCACACCGTGCCGCGCGCCGCACCGCTCGGCGCCAGGAACGCCGCCAGCGCGCCGAGCCCGACGGCGAGGACCCCCGCCACCGAGCAGAAGAGCGCCAGCGGCACCGCCCCGGTCATCCGGTGCCCACGCGTGCCGGGCCAACCCGCACGCGCGGAAGCGGTCCCCTTGATTCGGTCTGCCATGCGTGTACCTCCCGTCCCCCCGCGCGGCGGTCAGGCGCCGCGCGAATCCGGGTCCACAAGCCCCGCCAGAAAACCACACCACGAGGCGTGACGAAAGGCGAGCACAGCGTGTCGACGTTGCTTCGAGTCACGTATCAGTACACGGCCGCTCCCCATGGCCAGTTCGACACATGCCTCACCCCCGTCCGTGTAACTGCTCGTGACCCACGCGTGCTCTGACAGTTCGCTTTCGATCGCACCCACCTCCTTCGGCCCACCGGCCGTCACGCGGCCCCGGCCCCCTCACCCGCCGCCCTGCCGCTGCCACCCGCCCGCGTACACGCGCTGCCATCCCCTCCAGTCTTCCCAGCCCGCCCGCCGGGGAAGAGCCCAGAAAGCGCCGATGTCGCGGGCATGGCCAACTATCGACGGTGTGGGCCTCAGCACACCTGGCCTCGCAGGTCAACGGCAAGTTGAC carries:
- a CDS encoding enoyl-CoA hydratase/isomerase family protein, producing MASPAHDPGPALDKDGVRLTVDDAIATVTLTNPAKRNAQSPALWRALTEAGRLLPGSVRVVVLRAEGKSFSAGLDRQAFTPEGFDGEPSFIDLARGDDAELDATITEYQEAFTWWRRGDILSIAAVQGHAIGAGFQLALACDLRVVADDVQFAMRETSLGLVPDLTGTHPLVSLVGYARALEICATGRFVMAEEAVNTGLANLAVPADQLDGAVHDLASAVLAAPRDAVIETKALLQGAVGRDYEAQRAAERAAQGRRLRDLAGLGE
- a CDS encoding helix-turn-helix domain-containing protein; translated protein: MARDIDPSLNRRRLRIELRKARDQAGLTQRDAVQQLEWSLSKLIRIEKGTVSLSVTDLRALLQLYGVTDPARVEELEEAARGSKGVSWWVQYSEVVTPAYALYLGYEGSADTIRMYNPVVLPGLVQTEDYATALMSTLTEEARVRPQVELRITRQERFFDSDDGPEIDIVLDEAALRRQIGGPAVMRRQLDHLKSLMEHPRLTIRVLPFSVGAHFSVSTSFILLEFKDDDDLLYLEGPGGGLSSRDDLGLTARHQESFEDISDKAYDGARVIELLDEVRESLADS
- a CDS encoding VOC family protein, with the translated sequence MDGGRPSVYPTLLYADAKAAVRQLTQAFGFTELAVYEGEDGSVAHAELAQGNGAVMLGSKGTGSRFDEAMKNAGTTGVYVVVDDVDAHHRRAVEHGAEILMPPTDQDYGSRDYMARDLEGNIWSFGTYAPEIRA
- a CDS encoding inorganic phosphate transporter, with the protein product MESFSLILAIVVVTALAFDFTNGFHDTANAMATTISTGALKPKVAVAMSAVLNLVGAFLSVEVANTISKGLVDETGIRPEVIFAALVGAILWNLLTWLVGLPSSSSHALMGGLIGAAVASAGVGAVNGDALVTKVLIPAIAAPLVAGVAAMLGARLTYKLGRKADGKAAAKGYRAGQIASAGLVSLAHGTNDAQKTMGIITLALVAGGSLAPDSDPPMWVILSAGIAIALGTYLGGWRIIRTMGKGLTDLQPQQGFAAQTSAATVILASSHLGFSLSTTHSVSGAVMGAGLGRKGGVVRWSTATRMFVAWGLTLPAAALVAAIAEWVCGLGDWGTALVAVFLVASSAAIWKLSRREVVDHTNVIDADEPEQSGVVTQAMAAVTPPPAGVTEEPVAAVASSVAESPESSESKAPSATTV
- a CDS encoding alpha/beta hydrolase family protein, with translation MRILPATAAAVTAALAAGAASVAAGRLASDAALKAPPGRPLPTEPRLTVHGTAAGQIILTRDLAALRPGRYGLAGDGSHAVVGPVLGTADHGADTVVRRLERVTHGTLTAGDRAWFTPNLYVGNPGTALDLDFADVEVPGELGPLPAWFLPGSRPTWVIAVHGLAATREHALNLIAPLHRRSVPVLALAYRGDVGAPPSPDGLHHFGETEWRDVDAAVRYAVEHGARQVVLLGWSTGATMALRTAALSGVRERIAGLVLDSPVLSWETTLRALAAARRTPGALLPLAVRAAQGRAGLHADHDAGTAGLYRPAVPTLIFHGPDDAVSPWRLSRRLADTHPRLVALHPVKGAPHGAMWNADPDDYEETLRRFMTPLV
- a CDS encoding ABC-F family ATP-binding cassette domain-containing protein, with protein sequence MISASGIELRAGARVLIESATFRVAKGDRIGLVGRNGAGKTTLTKVLAGEGQPAGGTVTRSGEVGYLPQDPRTGDLDVLARDRILSARGLDVLIRKMRENEQRIANGQGATRDKALRQYERQETEFLTKGGYAAEAEAATIAAALNLPDRVLGQPLHTLSGGQRRRIELARILFSDADTLLLDEPTNHLDADSIIWLRDYLKTYRGGFIVISHDVELVETVVNKVFYLDANRSQIDVYNMGWKLYQQQREADEKRRKRERANAEKKAAALHSQADKMRAKATKTVAAQNMARRADKLLSGLEAVRQSDKVAKLRFPEPSPCGKTPLTAEGLSKSYGSLEIFTDVDLAIDKGSRVVILGLNGAGKTTLLRLLGGVEKPDTGQVIEGHGLKLGYYAQEHETLDPERTVLENMRSANPDLDLVEVRKTLGSFLFSGDDVDKPAGVLSGGEKTRLALATLVVSSANVLLLDEPTNNLDPASREEILGALRTYKGAVVLVTHDEGAVEALQPERIILLPDGVEDLWGADYADLVALA
- a CDS encoding DUF397 domain-containing protein, producing MTAGGPKEVGAIESELSEHAWVTSSYTDGGEACVELAMGSGRVLIRDSKQRRHAVLAFRHASWCGFLAGLVDPDSRGA
- a CDS encoding class II aldolase/adducin family protein; protein product: MTYSRAAGAAGRTEPEEERDRRAAWAALVAAARRTVADGLVVGTSGNVSVRVGDTVLVTPSGVSYDRLAPEDITGVDLDGRQVLGTLVPTSELPMHLAVYRATDARAVVHTHAVHATAVSLLVPELPPVHYMTAALGGPVRVAPYAAYGTDELARHMLDALTDRTGCLLQNHGTLTYGTSLDQAYDRTAQLEWMCRLWLTASSVPGRSPSLLTGEQLAEAADRLRGYGQRP
- a CDS encoding helix-turn-helix domain-containing protein gives rise to the protein MAETLKKGSRVTGAARDKLAADLKKKYDAGASIRALAEETGRSYGFVHRMLSESGVTLRGRGGATRGKKATSA